DNA sequence from the Deltaproteobacteria bacterium genome:
GCGCTGGCCAAGAACTATCCCTATATCGTGATGGACAACGAGGCCGGGATGGAGCATTTGAGCCGATTGACCACCAACAATGTCGATGTGCTGCTAATCGTTGCTGATCCCTCCTGGCGGAGCATCCAGGCCGCTAAACGGCTCCATGATCTGACCAGGCAATTGAAAATCGTGGTGGGCCAAGCATATGTAATAGCAAATCGGGTAAGAGATGGCCTGCCCCCTCGGACCAAAGAAGAAATTGACAAACAGGGATTGGCTCTGGCCGGGATTATTCCTGAGGATCCCTTGATTGCCGAATTCGACTCCCAGGGCAAGCCTACTTTGGAGCTACCCAATGATTCCATTGCTCTCCAGGCGGCTTATAGCATTTTTCAGAAGCTTTTCCGCTAGCCCGCCCATGACCGGCTGGGTCTGGAGAACCGTGCAGTTATTGGGTTAAGCCCTTAAAGCAAAGGGCCTTTGAGATAACGGTAATAGCTATCCAGGTTATAGAGCGCCGCCAGGGGATTATGTCCTAGTACCCGATCCTTAACCGCCAAGACGGTGGTAGGTGCTTGCGCAAACTTGAAAAACAGCGAGTCATGCCCGACGCAAAGTCCCAGTGCAATATTAAATTGGGTCTCATAGGCATTTACGATTTTGGCTTGCAAAATAGGGTTGCACATGGTCTCCACCGTTCCCGGGATGATATGATCAGCATCCTGCAATCCCAGGGTGGTTTTGGGGACCCGTCCCACTTTGCAGACCACTGATACCACCGAAAGACCGTGGTTCTCCAAAAATTGGGCCACCAGCCGCGCCTCCCGACGCAGACCCACACAAAACACCAGGCCCAATCTCTGATAATCCAGACGCCGGGCAAATTCCAGGGTCTCCCAAAGGCGCGGCTTTAAGGGCCGCACCCGGGCATAACCCAGATCCCGATCAGCATAGCCACTGGCCTCTTGAATGGAGGATTGCTGCGCCAGCTGTAATATTGCTGCATTTTGTAACTCATTCTGGGCATCGGTCCCCAGCTCAGCACAGGTGATTATGGGACAGTTTTCCGGTCCCCGGCCGCCGTCATGATGACAAGCGCGCTCGGTCCAGGGAAAGGGACAGGTAGCGCAACCAGGCAAGGCAGTGGACATTCTCAGCCCTCCGATCAACATTAAATAGTCAAAGATTAGTAACCGCCAAAACTATTTGCAGATTAACTTTAGCTTACCAAGTTAGCAGACGGATTGACTGCCTTCAAGGGCAATGTTCATAAATTTAAGGGGAGGGGTTAGTGGCTATTACTAAGGTCATAGAATAAGTGAATTGGGGTC
Encoded proteins:
- a CDS encoding AAA family ATPase, with the protein product MSFLIAMAGKGGTGKTTIAGMVLRYLLEHGKQPILAVDADANSNLNEVLGLTVSHTVGEAREEMKGGADMVGMTKDQLIEMRINQCLEEAEGFDLIAMGQPEGAGCYCAANNLVAHYMAALAKNYPYIVMDNEAGMEHLSRLTTNNVDVLLIVADPSWRSIQAAKRLHDLTRQLKIVVGQAYVIANRVRDGLPPRTKEEIDKQGLALAGIIPEDPLIAEFDSQGKPTLELPNDSIALQAAYSIFQKLFR
- a CDS encoding DUF1847 domain-containing protein, translated to MSTALPGCATCPFPWTERACHHDGGRGPENCPIITCAELGTDAQNELQNAAILQLAQQSSIQEASGYADRDLGYARVRPLKPRLWETLEFARRLDYQRLGLVFCVGLRREARLVAQFLENHGLSVVSVVCKVGRVPKTTLGLQDADHIIPGTVETMCNPILQAKIVNAYETQFNIALGLCVGHDSLFFKFAQAPTTVLAVKDRVLGHNPLAALYNLDSYYRYLKGPLL